A single genomic interval of Carettochelys insculpta isolate YL-2023 chromosome 28, ASM3395843v1, whole genome shotgun sequence harbors:
- the KRT20 gene encoding keratin, type I cytoskeletal 20 isoform X2, producing the protein MALSYRSYHTSTSSNFPTLASSLGGSTYTKAAIQKYRAPSVYGGAGGYGTRISTSSHSGGGFQLKTSGSDLLLTGNEKMTMQNLNDRLASYLEKVHFLEKTNSQLEKKIREWYQNSSSATKHDHSPHFKIIKDLQNKICAAQLENARLLLQIDNAKIAADDLRMKYENELALKQNAENDIAGLRRLLDDLTLSKADLELQIEGVNEELALLKKNHEEEVGELQKQLGGTVNVEVDAAPSINLAKIMENMREQYDNMAQKNREEAKDHFDRLTEEVNQEVTINIEQLQSKKTEITDLRRTFQGLEIELQSQLSTKKALEDTLAETEALYGSQLAQIQAAIGNAEAQLMQLRADMESQSSEYNTLLDIKTRLEMEIATYRRLLEGEDIKCTKIEINKVRKIKTIVEEVVDGKIVSSKVKEIEEKI; encoded by the exons ATGGCATTATCCTATCGAAGCTACCATACCAGTACAAGCTCCAATTTCCCGACTCTTGCATCCAGCCTAGGTGGTTCAACCTACACAAAAGCAGCAATCCAAAAATACCGGGCACCGAGTGTCTATGGGGGAGCTGGTGGCTATGGCACCCGCATTTCTACCAGCAGTCACTCTGGAGGAGGATTTCAGCTCAAAACTAGTGGTAGTGACCTCCTGCTTACTGGAAATGAGAAAATGACCATGCAAAATCTAAATGACCGTTTGGCTTCCTATCTCGAGAAAGTACATTTTCTAGAAAAGACCAATTCTCAGCTTGAAAAGAAGATCAGGGAATGGTATCAGAACAGCTCCTCTGCTACAAAGCATGACCACAgtccacattttaaaatcattaaaGACCTCCAAAACAAG ATTTGTGCTGCACAGCTGGAAAATGCCCGACTCCTCCTGCAGATTGACAATGCCAAGATAGCAGCTGATGACTTGAGAATGAA GTATGAGAACGAGCTAGCACTCAAACAAAATGCAGAAAATGACATTGCTGGACTACGCAGACTCCTTGATGACTTGACCTTGTCAAAAGCAGACTTAGAGCTACAGATTGAAGGTGTGAATGAAGAACTCGCTCTCCTCAAGAAAAACCATGAAGAG GAAGTTGGCGAACTGCAAAAACAGCTAGGTGGCACAGTTAACGTAGAAGTGGATGCTGCTCCAAGCATTAATCTTGCCAAGATTATGGAAAACATGAGAGAGCAATATGACAACATGGCACAAAAAAATCGTGAAGAGGCCAAAGACCACTTTGATCGACTG acAGAAGAAGTGAACCAGGAAGTCACTATTAACATTGAACAACTGCAAAGCAAAAAAACTGAGATCACAGATCTGAGACGCACCTTCCAGGGCCTGGAGATAGAACTGCAGTCCCAACTTAGTACG AAAAAGGCCTTAGAAGACACCCTAGCTGAGACTGAAGCACTTTATGGTTCACAACTTGCCCAAATACAGGCTGCAATTGGCAATGCAGAGGCACAGCTGATGCAGCTTCGAGCTGACATGGAGAGCCAAAGTAGTGAGTACAATACTCTCCTAGACATAAAGACCAGGCTGGAAATGGAAATTGCCACATACCGACGCCTACTGGAGGGAGAAGACA TTAAATGTACAAAGATTG AAATAAATAAAGTTAGGAAGATTAAGACAATTGTTGAAGAAGTGGTTGATGGCAAAATTGTCTCCTCCAAAGTCAAAGAAATTGAAGAGAAGATATAA
- the LOC142002870 gene encoding keratin, type I cytoskeletal 12-like isoform X2, producing the protein MAFSMHSGGGSRQFSTRSGLSGGRVRVSSSSGGGGFGVASLLGSSSGFGGGSGSSFGGTFGGGLGGGFGSSSGAGFGDGFGPGSDGGLLSGTEKQTMQNLNDRLAAYLNKVHALEEANTELESKIHVWYEKNGSGAAGTGAGHDYNKYYPIIEDLRNKIINATIDNAKIVLQIDNARLAADDFRLKYENEAALHQSVEADINGLRRVLDELTLTRTDMEMQIESLNEELAYLKKNHEEELQSFQGNATGQVSVEMEAAPGIDLTKLLNDMRGQYEAIAEQNRKDAEAWFTEKSVELKKEISTNTEQLQSGKSEITDLKRILQGLEIELQSQLAMKKSLEDTLAETEASYCAQLSQIQLQIGNLETQLFQVRADMERQNAEYQQLLDIKTRLEMEIETYRRLLDGELGGLAGGQGGSFESSSLTSSKSQTQSLDSSNDPTKTRKIKTIIEEVVDGKVVSSEVKEVEEKM; encoded by the exons ATGGCTTTTTCTATGCATAGTGGGGGAGGATCTCGGCAATTTTCAACCAGGAGTGGTCTTAGTGGGGGACGGGTCAGAGTATCTAGTTCCAGCGGTGGTGGAGGCTTTGGTGTTGCTTCTCTGCTTGGCTCTAGTTCTGGCTTTGGTGGAGGTTCTGGCAGCAGCTTTGGTGGTACCTTTGGTGGAGGTTTAGGAGGTGGTTTTGGTAGCAGCTCAGGAGCTGGTTTTGGAGATGGCTTTGGTCCTGGTAGTGATGGCGGCCTTCTCTCTGGCACAGAAAAGCAAACCATGCAGAACCTGAATGACCGTCTGGCTGCCTACTTGAACAAAGTACATGCTCTGGAGGAGGCCAATACTGAGCTGGAGAGTAAAATCCATGTGTGGTATGAGAAAAATGGTTCTGGTGCTGCTGGTACTGGAGCTGGCCATGATTATAATAAATATTACCCAATAATAGAAGACCTTAGGAATaag ATAATTAATGCCACTATTGACAATGCCAAGATCGTTTTGCAGATTGATAATGCTAGACTGGCTGCTGATGACTTCAGACTGAA GTATGAGAATGAAGCAGCCCTTCACCAGAGCGTGGAGGCTGATATCAATGGTCTGCGTAGAGTTCTGGATGAGTTGACTTTGACCAGAACTGATATGGAGATGCAGATAGAAAGTCTAAATGAGGAGTTGGCTTACCTCAAGAAGAACCATGAAGAG GAGCTTCAAAGTTTCCAAGGTAATGCTACTGGCCAAGTCAGTGTTGAAATGGAGGCTGCTCCAGGAATTGATCTGACCAAACTTCTGAATGACATGAGAGGACAGTATGAAGCCATTGCTGAACAGAACCGTAAAGATGCTGAAGCATGGTTCACTGAAAAA AGTGTGGAACTGAAAAAGGAAATCTCCACTAACACTGAACAACTTCAGTCAGGAAAAAGTGAAATCACAGATCTAAAACGCATTCTTCAGGGCCTGGAAATTGAACTACAGTCTCAACTTGCCATG AAAAAATCCCTTGAAGACACACTGGCAGAAACAGAAGCAAGTTACTGTGCTCAACTCTCACAAATTCAGCTTCAAATTGGGAATCTGGAGACTCAGCTTTTCCAGGTCAGGGCTGATATGGAGCGCCAGAATGCAGAGTATCAGCAACTCTTGGATATCAAGACACGGCTGGAAATGGAGATTGAGACCTACCGTCGTCTGCTAGATGGGGAGCTTGG TGGATTAGCTGGGGGACAAGGAGGTTCATTTGAAAGTTCATCATTGACAAGCTCCAAATCACAAACACAGTCACTGGATTCTTCTAATG ATCCAACAAAAACCAGAAAGATCAAAACAATTATTGAGGAGGTGGTGGATGGTAAAGTTGTCTCATCCGAGGTAAAGGAAGTTGAAGAGAAGATGTAA
- the KRT20 gene encoding keratin, type I cytoskeletal 20 isoform X1 — protein MALSYRSYHTSTSSNFPTLASSLGGSTYTKAAIQKYRAPSVYGGAGGYGTRISTSSHSGGGFQLKTSGSDLLLTGNEKMTMQNLNDRLASYLEKVHFLEKTNSQLEKKIREWYQNSSSATKHDHSPHFKIIKDLQNKICAAQLENARLLLQIDNAKIAADDLRMKYENELALKQNAENDIAGLRRLLDDLTLSKADLELQIEGVNEELALLKKNHEEEVGELQKQLGGTVNVEVDAAPSINLAKIMENMREQYDNMAQKNREEAKDHFDRLTEEVNQEVTINIEQLQSKKTEITDLRRTFQGLEIELQSQLSTKKALEDTLAETEALYGSQLAQIQAAIGNAEAQLMQLRADMESQSSEYNTLLDIKTRLEMEIATYRRLLEGEDSGAMREDGDMTSYEEESERVRKIKTIVEEVVDGKIVSSKVKEIEEKI, from the exons ATGGCATTATCCTATCGAAGCTACCATACCAGTACAAGCTCCAATTTCCCGACTCTTGCATCCAGCCTAGGTGGTTCAACCTACACAAAAGCAGCAATCCAAAAATACCGGGCACCGAGTGTCTATGGGGGAGCTGGTGGCTATGGCACCCGCATTTCTACCAGCAGTCACTCTGGAGGAGGATTTCAGCTCAAAACTAGTGGTAGTGACCTCCTGCTTACTGGAAATGAGAAAATGACCATGCAAAATCTAAATGACCGTTTGGCTTCCTATCTCGAGAAAGTACATTTTCTAGAAAAGACCAATTCTCAGCTTGAAAAGAAGATCAGGGAATGGTATCAGAACAGCTCCTCTGCTACAAAGCATGACCACAgtccacattttaaaatcattaaaGACCTCCAAAACAAG ATTTGTGCTGCACAGCTGGAAAATGCCCGACTCCTCCTGCAGATTGACAATGCCAAGATAGCAGCTGATGACTTGAGAATGAA GTATGAGAACGAGCTAGCACTCAAACAAAATGCAGAAAATGACATTGCTGGACTACGCAGACTCCTTGATGACTTGACCTTGTCAAAAGCAGACTTAGAGCTACAGATTGAAGGTGTGAATGAAGAACTCGCTCTCCTCAAGAAAAACCATGAAGAG GAAGTTGGCGAACTGCAAAAACAGCTAGGTGGCACAGTTAACGTAGAAGTGGATGCTGCTCCAAGCATTAATCTTGCCAAGATTATGGAAAACATGAGAGAGCAATATGACAACATGGCACAAAAAAATCGTGAAGAGGCCAAAGACCACTTTGATCGACTG acAGAAGAAGTGAACCAGGAAGTCACTATTAACATTGAACAACTGCAAAGCAAAAAAACTGAGATCACAGATCTGAGACGCACCTTCCAGGGCCTGGAGATAGAACTGCAGTCCCAACTTAGTACG AAAAAGGCCTTAGAAGACACCCTAGCTGAGACTGAAGCACTTTATGGTTCACAACTTGCCCAAATACAGGCTGCAATTGGCAATGCAGAGGCACAGCTGATGCAGCTTCGAGCTGACATGGAGAGCCAAAGTAGTGAGTACAATACTCTCCTAGACATAAAGACCAGGCTGGAAATGGAAATTGCCACATACCGACGCCTACTGGAGGGAGAAGACAGTGG TGCCATGAGGGAGGATGGGGACA TGACATCTTATGAAGAAGAGTCTGAGAGAG TTAGGAAGATTAAGACAATTGTTGAAGAAGTGGTTGATGGCAAAATTGTCTCCTCCAAAGTCAAAGAAATTGAAGAGAAGATATAA
- the LOC142002870 gene encoding keratin, type I cytoskeletal 12-like isoform X1, whose product MAFSMHSGGGSRQFSTRSGLSGGRVRVSSSSGGGGFGVASLLGSSSGFGGGSGSSFGGTFGGGLGGGFGSSSGAGFGDGFGPGSDGGLLSGTEKQTMQNLNDRLAAYLNKVHALEEANTELESKIHVWYEKNGSGAAGTGAGHDYNKYYPIIEDLRNKIINATIDNAKIVLQIDNARLAADDFRLKYENEAALHQSVEADINGLRRVLDELTLTRTDMEMQIESLNEELAYLKKNHEEELQSFQGNATGQVSVEMEAAPGIDLTKLLNDMRGQYEAIAEQNRKDAEAWFTEKSVELKKEISTNTEQLQSGKSEITDLKRILQGLEIELQSQLAMKKSLEDTLAETEASYCAQLSQIQLQIGNLETQLFQVRADMERQNAEYQQLLDIKTRLEMEIETYRRLLDGELGSGLAGGQGGSFESSSLTSSKSQTQSLDSSNDPTKTRKIKTIIEEVVDGKVVSSEVKEVEEKM is encoded by the exons ATGGCTTTTTCTATGCATAGTGGGGGAGGATCTCGGCAATTTTCAACCAGGAGTGGTCTTAGTGGGGGACGGGTCAGAGTATCTAGTTCCAGCGGTGGTGGAGGCTTTGGTGTTGCTTCTCTGCTTGGCTCTAGTTCTGGCTTTGGTGGAGGTTCTGGCAGCAGCTTTGGTGGTACCTTTGGTGGAGGTTTAGGAGGTGGTTTTGGTAGCAGCTCAGGAGCTGGTTTTGGAGATGGCTTTGGTCCTGGTAGTGATGGCGGCCTTCTCTCTGGCACAGAAAAGCAAACCATGCAGAACCTGAATGACCGTCTGGCTGCCTACTTGAACAAAGTACATGCTCTGGAGGAGGCCAATACTGAGCTGGAGAGTAAAATCCATGTGTGGTATGAGAAAAATGGTTCTGGTGCTGCTGGTACTGGAGCTGGCCATGATTATAATAAATATTACCCAATAATAGAAGACCTTAGGAATaag ATAATTAATGCCACTATTGACAATGCCAAGATCGTTTTGCAGATTGATAATGCTAGACTGGCTGCTGATGACTTCAGACTGAA GTATGAGAATGAAGCAGCCCTTCACCAGAGCGTGGAGGCTGATATCAATGGTCTGCGTAGAGTTCTGGATGAGTTGACTTTGACCAGAACTGATATGGAGATGCAGATAGAAAGTCTAAATGAGGAGTTGGCTTACCTCAAGAAGAACCATGAAGAG GAGCTTCAAAGTTTCCAAGGTAATGCTACTGGCCAAGTCAGTGTTGAAATGGAGGCTGCTCCAGGAATTGATCTGACCAAACTTCTGAATGACATGAGAGGACAGTATGAAGCCATTGCTGAACAGAACCGTAAAGATGCTGAAGCATGGTTCACTGAAAAA AGTGTGGAACTGAAAAAGGAAATCTCCACTAACACTGAACAACTTCAGTCAGGAAAAAGTGAAATCACAGATCTAAAACGCATTCTTCAGGGCCTGGAAATTGAACTACAGTCTCAACTTGCCATG AAAAAATCCCTTGAAGACACACTGGCAGAAACAGAAGCAAGTTACTGTGCTCAACTCTCACAAATTCAGCTTCAAATTGGGAATCTGGAGACTCAGCTTTTCCAGGTCAGGGCTGATATGGAGCGCCAGAATGCAGAGTATCAGCAACTCTTGGATATCAAGACACGGCTGGAAATGGAGATTGAGACCTACCGTCGTCTGCTAGATGGGGAGCTTGG AAGTGGATTAGCTGGGGGACAAGGAGGTTCATTTGAAAGTTCATCATTGACAAGCTCCAAATCACAAACACAGTCACTGGATTCTTCTAATG ATCCAACAAAAACCAGAAAGATCAAAACAATTATTGAGGAGGTGGTGGATGGTAAAGTTGTCTCATCCGAGGTAAAGGAAGTTGAAGAGAAGATGTAA